A genomic window from Chrysoperla carnea chromosome 3, inChrCarn1.1, whole genome shotgun sequence includes:
- the LOC123295253 gene encoding BMP and activin membrane-bound inhibitor homolog, which yields MCKSQEGGCFTDLLGGASDVFNARHGCLELLIDNDLKEQCQVEPNNGGWSRPQHPKSLLLCCRKDMCNHVDSPEARSKLNDTLMNSSLSGIENSANTVPHTNMHPTPSYSDAEVWFKAATIAVPICGVLILLMLIGLAVRILRSDANKLGGTFGPTMEYKSNVNHLVDPSHHHSVQNYVSVKKVPLIYSDSTTKSIKQLHQSPGSCCQQNIDHIAPLLVQQNTNNFEPTLPHHHQKNEVLAKLNTCKNVNIIPSTNHHHAKLYEKCSVPLSQ from the exons ATGTGCAAGTCTCAAGAAGGCGGTTGTTTCACTGACCTCCTAGGGGGTGCTTCTGATGTATTCAATGCTCGACATGGTTGTCTGGAACTTCTGATAGATAA tgaTCTTAAAGAACAGTGCCAAGTAGAACCGAATAATGGCGGTTGGTCCAGACCTCAACATCCAAAATCACTATTACTATGTTGCAGAAAGGATATGTGCAATCATGTGGACAGTCCTGAAGCACGCAGTAAACTTAACGATACTTTAATga attCCAGTTTAAGTGGAATAGAAAATAGTGCTAATACAGTTCCGCATACAAATATGCATCCAACACCAAGTTATTCGGATGCAGAAGTTTGGTTTAAAGCTGCTACAATAGCGGTCCCAATATGTGGTGTTTTAATTCTACTTATGCTTATTGGCTTAGCTGTAAGAATATTACGGTCTGATGCCAATAAATTAGG AGGAACATTTGGTCCAACAATGGAATACAAATCAAACGTAAATCATTTAGTCGATCCATCACATCATCACAGTGTCCAAAACTATGTGAGTGTTAAAAAAGTGCCATTAATCTATTCAGACTCAACAACAAAATCCATAAAACAGTTACATCAGTCACCTGGATCATGTTGTCAACAAAATATTGATCATATTGCACCGTTATTGGTGCAACAAAATACCAATAATTTTGAGCCAACATTACCACATCATCATCAGAAGAATGAAGTGTTAGCGAAATTAAATACTTGTaagaatgtaaatattataccaTCAACAAATCATCATCATGCCAAATTATATGAGAAATGTTCTGTGCCActttcacaataa